A region from the Variovorax paradoxus genome encodes:
- a CDS encoding acyl-CoA-binding protein, translating to MSDLNALFEAAQANSKLLAERPDNPTLLKIYGLFKQATEGDNTAKKPSFSDIVARAKWDAWTAQKGLSADEAKQKYVDLIESLRG from the coding sequence ATGTCCGACCTCAACGCCTTATTCGAAGCCGCCCAGGCCAACTCCAAGCTGCTGGCGGAACGCCCCGACAACCCGACGCTGCTCAAGATCTACGGCCTCTTCAAGCAGGCCACCGAGGGCGACAACACGGCCAAGAAACCCAGCTTCAGCGACATCGTCGCGCGCGCCAAGTGGGACGCCTGGACCGCGCAAAAGGGCCTGAGTGCCGACGAAGCGAAGCAGAAGTACGTCGACCTGATCGAGTCGCTTCGGGGCTGA
- a CDS encoding TetR/AcrR family transcriptional regulator, whose amino-acid sequence MAKKAPRRTAQRILEAALELFNRFGEPNVSTTLVAGELNISPGNLYYHYPAKEELINKLYEGYEAELNELLHASEGVHDVEDAWFFMHSLFELIWRYRFLYRDLNDLLSKNRHLETQFQLVLKNKARAIRMLIAGLSRAGHLDIGAHEVDTLAQSMVVVLTYWLSYEYVRNPREALEPAHAQGALMRGGQHTLHLLAPYLGHEQRRHLLTLSNAYSGDDSASTPPPGATVDLAAQA is encoded by the coding sequence ATGGCCAAGAAGGCGCCACGCCGCACAGCGCAACGCATCCTCGAAGCCGCACTCGAGCTGTTCAACCGCTTCGGCGAGCCGAACGTCTCCACCACGCTGGTGGCGGGCGAGCTCAACATCAGCCCCGGCAATCTCTACTACCACTACCCTGCCAAGGAAGAGCTGATCAACAAGCTCTACGAAGGCTACGAGGCCGAACTCAACGAGCTGCTGCATGCCAGCGAAGGCGTGCACGATGTGGAAGACGCCTGGTTCTTCATGCACAGCCTGTTCGAGCTGATCTGGCGCTACCGCTTTCTGTACCGCGACCTGAACGACCTGCTGAGCAAGAACCGGCATCTCGAAACGCAGTTCCAGCTCGTGCTCAAGAACAAGGCCCGCGCGATCCGCATGCTGATCGCGGGGCTGAGCCGGGCCGGGCACCTGGACATCGGCGCCCACGAGGTCGACACGCTCGCCCAGAGCATGGTGGTGGTGCTGACCTACTGGCTCAGCTACGAATACGTGCGCAATCCGCGCGAGGCGCTCGAACCCGCCCACGCCCAGGGGGCGCTGATGCGCGGCGGCCAGCACACGCTGCACCTGCTTGCGCCCTATCTCGGACACGAGCAGCGGCGGCATTTGCTGACACTCAGCAATGCCTACAGCGGCGATGATTCCGCAAGCACGCCGCCTCCGGGCGCGACAGTCGATTTGGCAGCCCAGGCCTAG
- a CDS encoding phasin family protein — MATQDDDHGNKGSDRIKDSAQQIWLAGLGAFAKMQQEGSKAFEALVKDGAGMQKKTQAAAEETLAQAQTRMAGFASEFGTKAAGQWGKLENIFEERVARALEKLGIPSAAEHAELQARVAALEAELQHRAGKPAAARSASRKTAGRSAAPATAAKKAARRSSSTKPG; from the coding sequence ATGGCTACCCAGGACGACGATCACGGCAACAAGGGCTCCGACCGCATCAAGGACTCGGCCCAGCAGATCTGGCTGGCGGGGCTTGGCGCCTTCGCCAAGATGCAGCAGGAAGGCAGCAAGGCTTTCGAGGCGCTGGTGAAGGACGGCGCCGGCATGCAGAAGAAGACCCAGGCAGCCGCCGAAGAAACCCTCGCGCAGGCGCAGACGCGCATGGCCGGCTTCGCGAGCGAATTCGGCACCAAGGCCGCGGGCCAATGGGGCAAGCTCGAGAACATCTTCGAAGAACGCGTGGCGCGCGCGCTCGAAAAGCTGGGCATCCCCTCGGCCGCCGAGCACGCCGAGCTGCAGGCCCGCGTGGCGGCGCTCGAGGCCGAACTGCAGCACCGCGCGGGCAAGCCCGCCGCGGCGCGCAGCGCGAGCCGCAAGACGGCAGGCCGCAGCGCCGCACCCGCCACCGCCGCCAAGAAGGCCGCGCGGCGCAGCAGCAGCACCAAGCCGGGCTGA
- a CDS encoding acyl-CoA thioesterase → MSSITLRFLAEPSTVNFGGKVHGGTVMKWIDEAGYACATSWAKRYCVTAFIGSIRFHHPIMIGDLVEVEARLAYTGTTSMNISVEVRSGDMKGGSMDKTTECLVVFVSVDSHGRPLPVQPFVPGTPGEMALAERAKAHLDASRAAGK, encoded by the coding sequence ATGTCCTCCATCACCCTTCGATTCCTGGCCGAGCCCAGCACCGTCAACTTCGGCGGAAAGGTCCACGGCGGCACCGTCATGAAATGGATCGACGAGGCCGGCTACGCCTGCGCCACCAGCTGGGCCAAGCGCTATTGCGTGACGGCCTTCATCGGCAGCATCCGCTTTCACCACCCAATCATGATCGGCGACCTGGTCGAGGTCGAGGCCCGGCTGGCCTACACCGGCACCACCAGCATGAACATCTCGGTCGAGGTGCGAAGCGGCGACATGAAGGGCGGCAGCATGGACAAGACCACCGAATGCCTGGTCGTCTTCGTCTCGGTCGATTCGCACGGCCGTCCGCTGCCGGTGCAGCCCTTCGTGCCCGGCACGCCCGGCGAAATGGCGCTTGCGGAACGCGCCAAGGCCCACCTGGACGCCAGCCGCGCCGCCGGAAAATAG
- a CDS encoding LysR family transcriptional regulator produces the protein MAQLDLEWLLVFDEVYKTANVSSAAERLGLSQSAASTALARLRTHFGDKLFVRTSRGMEPTPYGRQIQPLVQDILDRLNRAKGGRASFDPATAARSFRICMTDISEVVLLPGLLDHLRRTAPGVRIETEIISTGSGRRLEDGAVDLAVGFMPQLDAGFYQQTLFMQNFVCLAARNHPRIGERLTRKRFETEAHAVVASSGTGHAIVDKTIARLGLRRNVVASLSSFLSVARIVAHTELIVIVPAILGKVLATQEPVKLLEPPFELPAYAVKQHWHERFHADAGNAWLRRTLAELFGGGG, from the coding sequence ATGGCCCAGCTCGATCTCGAATGGCTGCTGGTGTTCGACGAGGTCTACAAGACGGCCAACGTGTCGAGCGCCGCCGAGCGGCTGGGCCTTTCGCAGTCGGCGGCCAGCACCGCGCTGGCGCGGCTGCGCACGCACTTCGGCGACAAGCTGTTCGTGCGCACCTCGCGCGGCATGGAGCCCACGCCCTATGGGCGGCAGATCCAGCCGCTGGTGCAGGACATCCTCGACCGGCTCAACCGGGCCAAGGGCGGGCGTGCGAGCTTCGATCCCGCCACCGCGGCGCGCAGCTTCCGCATCTGCATGACCGACATCAGCGAGGTGGTGCTGCTGCCCGGCCTGCTCGACCATCTGCGGCGCACCGCGCCCGGCGTGCGCATCGAGACCGAGATCATCTCTACCGGGAGCGGGCGCCGGCTCGAGGACGGCGCGGTGGACCTGGCGGTGGGCTTCATGCCGCAGCTGGACGCGGGCTTCTACCAGCAGACGCTCTTCATGCAGAACTTCGTCTGCCTGGCCGCGCGCAACCATCCGCGCATCGGCGAGCGGCTCACGCGCAAGCGCTTCGAGACCGAGGCGCATGCGGTGGTGGCTTCGTCCGGCACCGGCCATGCCATCGTCGACAAGACCATCGCGCGGCTGGGGCTCCGGCGCAATGTGGTCGCCAGCCTGTCGAGCTTCCTGAGCGTGGCGCGCATCGTGGCGCACACGGAGCTGATCGTGATCGTGCCCGCCATCCTCGGCAAGGTGCTGGCCACGCAGGAGCCGGTGAAGCTGCTGGAGCCGCCGTTCGAGCTGCCCGCCTATGCCGTCAAGCAGCACTGGCACGAGCGCTTCCATGCGGATGCCGGCAACGCCTGGCTCCGGCGCACGCTGGCGGAACTGTTCGGAGGCGGCGGCTGA
- the gtdA gene encoding gentisate 1,2-dioxygenase, with product MNPTAPKPAAPAPANAAERRDYYERIRPLHLTPLWESLHALVPREPATPCVPALWRYDEIRPLLMESAALITAEEAVRRVLVLENPALPGNSSITQSIYAGLQLIMPGEVAPSHRHVQSALRFIVDGKGAYTTVGGERTTMYPGDFIITPSWAWHDHGNEGVGGTVEPVVWLDGLDIPMLRFFDAGFAENDDAKVQHVARPEGNSLARFGHNMVPVRHDHASPTSPIFNYPYARSREALALLQKQQAPDAWLGHKLRYINPLTGGAPMPTIGTQLQLLPGGFAGKAHRATDGTVYSVVEGRGTADIAGQRFEFGPRDTFVVPSWAPLRLSAPGGDVVLFSFSDRPVQQAMGILREAFLDGA from the coding sequence ATGAACCCCACCGCCCCGAAGCCCGCCGCCCCGGCGCCCGCCAATGCCGCGGAGCGCCGCGACTATTACGAGCGCATCCGGCCGCTCCACCTCACGCCGCTGTGGGAGTCGCTGCATGCGCTGGTGCCGCGCGAGCCGGCCACGCCCTGCGTGCCGGCGCTCTGGCGCTACGACGAGATCCGCCCGCTGCTGATGGAATCGGCCGCGCTCATCACCGCCGAGGAAGCGGTGCGCCGCGTGCTCGTGCTCGAGAACCCGGCGCTGCCCGGCAACTCGTCGATCACGCAGTCGATCTACGCCGGCCTGCAGCTCATCATGCCGGGCGAGGTGGCGCCCTCGCACCGCCACGTGCAGTCGGCGCTGCGCTTCATCGTCGACGGCAAGGGCGCCTACACCACGGTGGGCGGCGAGCGCACCACCATGTACCCGGGCGACTTCATCATCACGCCGTCGTGGGCCTGGCACGACCACGGCAACGAGGGCGTCGGCGGCACGGTGGAGCCGGTGGTCTGGCTCGACGGGCTCGACATTCCGATGCTGCGCTTCTTCGACGCCGGCTTTGCCGAGAACGACGACGCCAAGGTGCAGCATGTGGCGCGTCCCGAGGGCAACAGCCTCGCGCGCTTCGGCCACAACATGGTGCCGGTGCGCCACGACCACGCCTCGCCCACCTCGCCGATCTTCAACTACCCCTATGCACGCAGCCGCGAGGCGCTGGCCCTGCTGCAGAAGCAGCAAGCGCCCGATGCCTGGCTGGGCCACAAGCTGCGCTACATCAACCCGCTGACGGGCGGCGCGCCGATGCCCACCATCGGCACCCAGCTGCAGCTGCTGCCCGGGGGCTTCGCGGGCAAGGCGCACCGCGCCACCGACGGCACCGTCTACAGCGTGGTCGAAGGCCGCGGCACGGCCGACATCGCGGGCCAGCGCTTCGAGTTCGGCCCGCGCGACACCTTCGTCGTGCCTTCGTGGGCGCCGCTGCGCCTGTCGGCGCCCGGCGGGGACGTGGTGCTCTTCAGCTTTTCGGACCGCCCCGTGCAGCAGGCCATGGGCATCCTGCGCGAGGCCTTCCTCGACGGCGCCTGA
- a CDS encoding fumarylacetoacetate hydrolase family protein yields the protein MSFVFTPPSIVGLPIVGSSELFPVRRVYCVGRNYAAHAREMGFDPDREPPFFFCKPNDDASVVPVGEGATGAIPYPPLTSNYHYEAELVVAIGKAGRDIAVEQAASHIHSYAVGLDMTRRDLQIKMREQGRPWEIGKAFDFSAPIAPLRTLADVGEIHAGAIRLEVDGQMRQNSDITHLIWSVNEVIANLSTLFTLQPGDLIFTGTPEGVGAVKPGQTIKVSIDKLPSLTVRID from the coding sequence ATGTCCTTCGTCTTCACGCCTCCTTCCATCGTCGGCCTGCCCATCGTGGGTTCGAGCGAGCTGTTTCCCGTGCGCCGGGTCTACTGCGTGGGCCGCAACTACGCGGCGCATGCGCGCGAGATGGGCTTCGACCCCGACCGCGAGCCGCCGTTCTTCTTCTGCAAGCCCAACGACGATGCCTCGGTGGTGCCCGTGGGCGAAGGCGCAACCGGCGCCATTCCGTATCCGCCGCTCACGAGCAACTACCACTACGAAGCCGAGCTCGTCGTCGCCATCGGCAAGGCCGGCAGGGACATTGCGGTGGAGCAGGCGGCCAGCCACATCCACAGCTATGCCGTGGGCCTGGACATGACGCGGCGCGACCTGCAGATCAAGATGCGCGAGCAGGGCCGCCCGTGGGAGATCGGCAAGGCCTTCGACTTCTCGGCGCCCATTGCGCCGCTGCGCACCCTGGCCGACGTGGGCGAGATCCATGCCGGCGCCATCAGGCTCGAGGTCGATGGCCAGATGCGCCAGAACAGCGACATCACGCACCTGATCTGGTCCGTCAACGAGGTGATCGCCAATCTCTCGACGCTCTTCACGCTGCAGCCCGGCGACCTGATCTTCACGGGCACGCCCGAAGGCGTGGGCGCGGTGAAGCCCGGCCAGACGATCAAGGTGAGCATCGACAAGCTGCCTTCGCTCACCGTGCGCATCGACTGA
- a CDS encoding 3-hydroxybenzoate 6-monooxygenase: MSSSLPKNPPHVLLVGGGIGGMAAALALARLGVSIDLLEQSATIGEIGAGLQLGPNAFAALDALGVGEAVRRNSVFTDRLVMMDAVDCGEVASVPVGEAFRARFGNPYAVSHRADLHGAIHEAVKQHPLIRFHTSAQVESIDIGTDKAQGVVAITRDGRRFKADAIVGCDGVKSVVRARLVGDEARVSGHVVYRAVVPVADMPADLRWNAPVVWAGPDCHLVHYPLRHGEQYNLVVTFHSRGQEEWGVSEGSKEEVLSYFEGVHARPRQLLDRPGSWRRWSTADRDPVARWSDGPATLLGDAAHPMMQYLAQGACMALEDAVTLGAAVQACDFDMPAAFKRYEAARIPRTARVVLSVREMGRLYHARGVERLVRNSLWVGRTPERFYDAVEWLYAWRPEHCLDDALSPH; the protein is encoded by the coding sequence ATGAGCTCATCTCTCCCGAAGAATCCCCCTCACGTGCTGCTCGTCGGCGGCGGCATCGGCGGCATGGCCGCCGCGCTGGCGCTCGCGCGGCTCGGCGTTTCCATCGACCTGCTCGAACAGAGCGCCACCATCGGCGAGATCGGCGCCGGCCTGCAGCTCGGGCCGAATGCCTTCGCGGCGCTCGACGCGCTCGGCGTGGGCGAGGCGGTGCGCCGCAACTCGGTCTTCACCGACCGGCTCGTGATGATGGATGCGGTCGACTGCGGCGAAGTGGCCTCGGTGCCCGTGGGCGAAGCCTTTCGCGCACGCTTCGGGAACCCGTATGCCGTGAGCCACCGCGCCGACCTGCATGGCGCCATCCACGAGGCCGTGAAACAGCATCCGCTGATCCGCTTCCACACCTCGGCGCAGGTCGAGTCCATCGACATCGGCACCGACAAGGCGCAGGGCGTGGTCGCCATCACGCGCGACGGCCGGCGCTTCAAGGCCGATGCGATCGTGGGTTGCGACGGCGTGAAGTCGGTGGTGCGCGCCAGGCTCGTGGGCGACGAGGCGCGCGTCTCGGGCCACGTGGTGTACCGCGCGGTGGTGCCGGTGGCCGACATGCCGGCCGACCTGCGCTGGAACGCGCCCGTGGTCTGGGCCGGCCCCGACTGCCACCTGGTGCACTATCCGCTGCGCCATGGCGAGCAATACAACCTGGTCGTCACCTTCCACAGCCGCGGGCAGGAAGAGTGGGGCGTTTCCGAGGGCAGCAAGGAAGAAGTGCTTTCCTACTTCGAGGGCGTGCATGCGCGCCCGCGCCAGCTGCTCGACCGGCCAGGCTCGTGGCGGCGCTGGAGCACGGCCGACCGCGATCCGGTGGCGCGCTGGAGCGACGGCCCGGCCACGCTGCTCGGCGACGCCGCGCATCCGATGATGCAGTACCTCGCGCAGGGCGCCTGCATGGCGCTGGAGGACGCGGTCACGCTGGGTGCCGCGGTGCAGGCCTGCGACTTCGACATGCCGGCCGCCTTCAAGCGCTACGAGGCCGCGCGCATTCCGCGCACCGCCCGCGTGGTGCTGTCGGTGCGCGAGATGGGCCGGCTCTATCACGCCAGGGGCGTGGAGCGGCTGGTGCGCAACAGCCTCTGGGTGGGCCGCACGCCCGAACGCTTCTACGATGCGGTCGAGTGGCTCTATGCCTGGCGGCCCGAGCATTGCCTGGACGACGCGCTTTCGCCGCACTGA
- a CDS encoding Bug family tripartite tricarboxylate transporter substrate binding protein, which produces MTFSPRALLTGILALASLAAATGALAQASDYPNKSVTLVTPFAAGSGPDAVLRLISDKLSRLWNQRVLIDNRPGGGGFIAIDQARRAAPDGYTLLQLDSEHIAALPHLYKSRNFVTLQHFDPVASLFRTPFFVAVSSESKWKNMTDLIAEAKANPEAIVYGSWGVGSPGHLGAQQLEALTGIRMRHAPYREVSQLFSNVGTGEVPWSFASIPSSQGIYKAGKLRYLAIAAPRRIPQMPEVPTMAEAGGPASLEVNSFVSLLAPKGVPAAVKAKINADVAKVIADPEIRARFDTFAFEPLAWSPEEIERNAEAKSKVYGELVRRGNISLD; this is translated from the coding sequence ATGACCTTTTCACCACGCGCATTGCTCACGGGCATCCTGGCCCTGGCGTCGCTCGCCGCCGCCACCGGCGCGCTGGCGCAGGCCAGCGACTATCCGAACAAGTCGGTGACGCTGGTCACGCCCTTCGCCGCCGGCAGCGGGCCCGACGCGGTGCTGCGGCTGATCTCCGACAAGCTCTCGCGCCTCTGGAACCAGCGGGTGCTGATCGACAACCGGCCGGGCGGCGGCGGCTTCATCGCCATCGACCAGGCGCGGCGCGCGGCGCCCGACGGCTACACCCTGCTGCAGCTCGACAGCGAGCACATCGCGGCGCTGCCGCACCTGTACAAGTCGCGCAACTTCGTGACGCTGCAGCACTTCGACCCCGTGGCCTCGCTGTTTCGCACGCCCTTCTTCGTGGCCGTTTCGAGCGAGTCGAAGTGGAAGAACATGACGGACCTGATCGCCGAAGCCAAGGCGAATCCCGAGGCCATCGTCTACGGCTCGTGGGGCGTGGGCAGCCCGGGCCACCTGGGCGCGCAGCAGCTCGAAGCGCTCACCGGCATCCGCATGCGGCATGCGCCATACCGCGAGGTGTCGCAGCTGTTCTCGAACGTGGGCACCGGCGAAGTGCCGTGGAGCTTTGCCAGCATTCCGTCGAGCCAGGGCATCTACAAGGCCGGCAAGCTGCGCTACCTGGCCATTGCCGCACCCCGGCGCATTCCGCAGATGCCCGAGGTGCCGACCATGGCCGAGGCGGGCGGGCCGGCCTCGCTCGAGGTGAACTCCTTTGTCTCGCTGCTCGCGCCCAAGGGCGTGCCGGCGGCCGTCAAGGCAAAGATCAACGCCGACGTGGCCAAGGTCATTGCCGACCCCGAGATCCGCGCGCGCTTCGACACCTTCGCCTTCGAGCCGCTGGCCTGGTCGCCTGAAGAAATCGAGCGCAATGCCGAAGCCAAGTCCAAGGTGTATGGCGAACTGGTCCGGCGCGGCAACATCAGCCTCGACTAG
- a CDS encoding Bug family tripartite tricarboxylate transporter substrate binding protein produces MHATKRALLIACGLAAAAALPLAASAQNTAWPTKPIRLLVGFPGGSTPDIAARTIAEPLAKALGQPVVVDNKPGASGNIAADMVAKATDDHTLGIVINGNLTSSKMLYPRLPYDPAKDFTYLSLIATAPLVLVAQNNLPSGTAFFDAARKGGDKWNYGSVGVGSVGHLGMELLKSRVAGFNPEHVPYQGNPQVVTAMLGDQVQMGLIPPGVAMPQIRAGKLKAIGLTGGRSALVPELPPLAEAGVRDFSLEVWVALLGPANLSKTAQARISREIETIMKQPEVRRKLFEQGWQAVGTSPDGMRLRVKEEAAIMTRIISARGIKIQ; encoded by the coding sequence ATGCACGCCACCAAGAGAGCCCTCCTGATCGCCTGCGGCCTGGCCGCCGCCGCCGCGCTGCCGCTGGCGGCCAGCGCACAGAACACTGCCTGGCCGACCAAGCCGATCCGCCTGCTCGTGGGTTTTCCGGGCGGTTCCACGCCCGACATCGCCGCCCGCACCATCGCCGAGCCGCTGGCCAAGGCGCTCGGCCAGCCGGTGGTGGTGGACAACAAGCCCGGCGCCTCGGGCAACATCGCGGCCGACATGGTGGCCAAGGCCACCGACGATCACACGCTGGGCATCGTCATCAACGGCAATCTCACCTCGTCGAAGATGCTGTACCCGCGGCTGCCCTACGACCCCGCGAAAGATTTCACCTACCTCTCGCTGATTGCCACCGCCCCGCTGGTGCTGGTGGCGCAGAACAACCTGCCTTCGGGCACCGCCTTCTTCGATGCGGCGCGCAAGGGCGGCGACAAGTGGAACTACGGCTCGGTGGGCGTGGGCTCGGTCGGGCACCTGGGCATGGAACTGCTCAAGAGCCGCGTGGCCGGCTTCAACCCCGAGCACGTGCCCTACCAGGGCAACCCGCAGGTCGTGACCGCGATGCTCGGCGACCAGGTGCAGATGGGCCTCATCCCGCCGGGCGTGGCGATGCCGCAGATTCGCGCCGGCAAGCTCAAGGCCATCGGCCTCACGGGCGGGCGCAGCGCGCTGGTGCCGGAGCTCCCGCCGCTGGCCGAAGCCGGCGTGCGCGACTTCTCGCTCGAAGTGTGGGTGGCGCTGCTCGGCCCCGCCAATCTCTCGAAGACCGCGCAGGCGCGCATCAGCCGCGAGATCGAAACCATCATGAAGCAGCCCGAAGTGCGCCGGAAGCTGTTCGAGCAGGGCTGGCAGGCGGTGGGCACCTCGCCGGACGGCATGCGCCTGCGCGTCAAGGAAGAGGCCGCGATCATGACCCGCATCATCTCGGCCCGCGGCATCAAGATCCAGTGA